GTCGTTCTACGCGCGCTTCCAGCGTCCCGAGCTGCCGGCCGTGCCCATCACCTGGGACATGGCGCACCAGTACTGCGTCTTCGCCGGCAAGCGGCTGCCCACGGAGGCCGAGTGGGAGAAGGCCTCGCGCGGGCCCGAGGGGCGCACCTGGCCCTGGGGCGAGGAGCCTCCGTCGTGCGACAGGGCGAACTACAAGGGCTGTCCGGACAACACGACGAAGCCACCCGGCGGCTTCGCGCCCAATGCCCAGGGCGTCTACGACATGGCGGGCAATGGCTACGAATGGGTGAAGGACTGGTGGACGCCGTGCTACCAGGGCTGTGACAAGGCTTGTGGCAAGGCCTGTGTCGAGGCCAATCCGCGTGGCCCGTGTGATGGCGCGCGCCCGTGCAAGGGCTACACGCAGCGAGTGCTCAAGGGGGGCTCGTGGTACTGGCCTCCGGAGATGATGCGCGGCTCCTGGAGGCGCGGGCAGAACCCGTCGAGCGGGCTCCACCGCCTGAGCTTCCGCTGCGCGTCGTCGAGTGCGCGGCTGTCGGCGTGGCCGCCCCGGTTCATGACGGATCCCCCGGCCCGGCCCGCAGATCCCCCTGCGCCGAGCCAGCAGGAGCGGGAGAAGGCGCTCGCGGTCGTCGAGGACACCGACATCTTCCAGATCCCCGTGTGCCGCAGCAAGGGCAGGGCGCGCCTCGATTGCAGGGATCCGATGAGCTACATCAAGTCGAACGAGGCGCTCCAATACCTCTTCGGTGACGCCATCAAGAACGTGGGCGGGGGCTACGTCGGGCTGGGAGCGGATCAGAGCTATTCGTTCATCGCGCACGCGCGGAGCGAGTGGGCGTGGATCTTCGACTACGATCCGACGGTGATTCGCATCCACCACGTGTTGCGCGCGGTGGTGAAGCGCGCGCCGACGCGCAAGGACTTCGTCGAGGCCTTCACCGACAAGCGCGCGGCGGCGACGCGTACCGCGATCGAGCAGGAGTGGGCCTCGCTGCCGGAGGACGAGCGTGACGCCATCGTCGGTGTGTTCGACCAGGCGCGGCGTCAGCTGTGGGCCGAGTATGCGCGCGAGATGAAGCCCGCGCGTTGGACGGAGGGCTTCGGCTGGCTCCAGAACGACGAGAACTACCGCTACGTGCGGCTGCTCTTCGAGCAGGGGCGCATCACGGCGCTCAAGGGGAACATGCTCACGGACAAGGCGCTGCCGTCGATCGCGCAGGCCGCGCGCGCCGTCGGGGTGCCGATCCGCGTCTACTACCCGTCGAATGCCGAGGAGCAGTGGAAGCAACTGCCCCCCCAGTACCGCTTGAACCTGCGCCAGCTCCCATTCGACGAGCGCACGGTGATCTTGCGGACGTTGTTCACCAAGAAGTTCCACAAGTCGGGCTCGCGCTGGCACTACGTCATCCACGGAGGGCTGCATGCGCAGGCGCACCTCGCCCTTCCTGGCTACGAGAACGTGTGGAGCTTCATGGAGGATCGTCAGCAGGTGGGTGCGTTCCTGGCCAGGGCCGCGGATGCGGACGTGGAGAAGGAGAAGGCATCCGGGCGGAAGCGCTACCTCGACTTCCTGAGCTACATCGGCGTTCCCTCGGGGCGCTCGGAGCCCACGGCCAGCGTGGCCACGCCGCGCGCGGAGTCCACGCCGTGAGGTTGCTGGGGGCGCTCGCCATCGCCGTCCTGCTCGTCGCGGGCCGCGCGTGGGGCGAGGGCTATCCCATCCCCCGGGGTGAGCGCCCCATCGCGTGGAAGGCGGTGGAGAGCGTCGGGGAGTGGCGGATCGAGGGGGATTCTCTCTCCCTCGCCACGCCGCGCGCGAGCCGCAACTACTTCATCCAGGAGGACCTGGCGCTCCCGGCGCCGTTCCTGCGTGCGCGGGTGCGGAACGTGGCCCGCGCGGACCTGGCGATCCTCTTCCGCGCGAAGGTGCGCGCGACCCAGCCCCTGTTCTCGCTCACGGGCTATGGCTTCTACGTCGATGGGCGCCGCGAGACCGTCGGGTTCGTGCGCTACGACGGGGCGCGCGTCGATGACAGTGGGGTGCGTGCCAGGGTGCGCGGGCTCGGGAAGGTGGGGGAGATCGAGATCGCGCTGTTCGTCGCAGGACCCGCCTTCGCCGCTCACGTGTACGACGCACGGAGCAAGAAGGAGCTCGCGAGCCTCACCTGGTCCGACCCGGCGTTCGCCGAAGGCACTCCCGGCGTGTACGCGAACCGGAGCCAGCCTCCCGAGGTGAGCGTGTCACTGTTCGTGCCCGAGCCGCCTCCCCAGGAAGCCTCCGCGCGCGATGGTCTCACCACCGAGTGGCTCGTGCGGCTCATGCGGGGCACGGTGCTGGATGCCCAGGTGCGCGCCCATTTGCGCCGCGCCGATCGCGAGGAGGACGCCGACGTCTACGTGGCCAGCGAGGTTGGCGTGGAGCTCGTGCGTGCGAGCGTGTCCTCCCAGGTGCGTGACATCCGGGCCGGGGTGCCGTACCGCTTGCGCGACCCTTCCTTCAAGACGCGGCTCGCGAAGGCACGCAACGCGCTTCCACGGGACGCGTTCGTCGAGGGAATCAAGGACCCCGAGCTCATCGGGCTCGCGTTGAATGCGCTCGCCGCTCGTGAGCCGGCGCGGGCTCGCGTCATCGAGGTGGGCCGTACGCACGAGGACAGGCCGATCCTCGGGCTGGTGATTGGGGAGGCACCCGAGGATCGCTCCCGCCCGGCGGTGCTGCTGTGTGGCGGTACCCATGCGAACGAGGCGGTGACTCCCGAGGTGCCGCTCGATGCCGCGCGCTGGCTGCTGGAGCACCGGGGGGAGCCTCGCGTCGCGCGCTGGTTGCGCACGTACAACGTCGTCGTCGTCCCGCTCGTCAACCCCGATGGGAGCCATGCCTTCTGGCACGTGTCCGACTCGATCGGGCGCACCAACCGGCGGCGGGACGAGCAGGCGAAGGAACTGGAGCTGCTCGAGTACGGCGTGGACCTAAACCGCAACTATCCCTTCCAGTGGAGGAACGTGGAGGATCGCTTCAACCGGGATGACGTGCGCTCACCGTTCTTCCGTGGACCGGCACCGGGCTCCGAGCCCGAGGTGCGGGCGATGATGAAGCTGGGCGAGGCGTGGCGCTTCGTCGGGATGGTGTCGTACCACGCGGCCGCGACCCGGCTGCTGGTGCCGTACACGGTCGAGGGGGCGCGCGAGCCCGTGCCCTCGGCGGCGTGGGTGTTGGCGCCCGAACTGGTCGCATCCACCCAGGTGAGCCCGGCGGGGAAGCGCTACGAGGCCGTGCGCAATCTCTACCCGGTGGGGGGAACGGATCAGGACTGGTTCTATTGGAGCTTCGGGACGCTCGCGTACATGGTCGAGCTGCCGTTCACGGTGCCGGGAGCACGCCGGCCCCTGGAGCCGATGATCGAGGGCGTGCGACCCATCTGGCAGGTGTTGATGGATCGTTTCCTGGATGGCCCGTCGCTCACGGTGCGGGTGCCGGAGACGTTTCGGGCGGAGGGTCCCGTCATGGTGGCCATCGAGGAGATCCAATGGCCGAACGGGGAGCGCTTCACCACGCATCCGGAGACGGGAGTCTTCCACACGTATCTCCCGGCGGTCGGACGCTACACGGTGCGCGTCACGAGCACGTCGGGGAAGACAATGTCCCGCGCCGTCGAGGTGGGGACGGGCCGTGCCATGGTCACGCTCGAAGACGGCGCGACACCCGGCCCGTGATAACTCCCCTCCCTCTCCCTCCGGGAGAGGGTCGGGGTGAGGGTACCCGCGCCCGTGCACCCCACCGTGCACGGGCGCGACCCCGGGCTCACTTCGAGAGGAATCCGAGCAGCGCCTGGTGCCACTTCTCGGGAGCCTCGAAGTGAGGAATGTGCCCCACGTTCGGAAGCTCCACGAGGGTGGCGTTGGGGAAGGCCTTCGCGGCGCGCTTGCCGAGCTCGGGGTACTGCCCGAACTGCGGGAGCAGCTCGGGGGGCACGCGCCCACGACCGACCACGGTGCGGTCGGCCTGACCGATGACGAGCAGCACGGGGACCTTCACGAGGGGGAACTCGTGGACCACGGGCTGCTGGTAGATCATCTGCTCGGTGGCCGCCGACACCCAGGCGAGCCGCGGATAGTCACCGCTCAGCGTCTGGCGGAAGGGCACCTGGACGTACTCGTCATACTCGGGGCGCCACGTGACGTAGTACGTCTTCTGGTACTTGCGCATTCCCTCCTCGGTGGCGCCGAGCTGGTCGCGGTAGAGGTCCTCGGTGGAGCGCCAGGGGACGAAGAAGCGGTAGTCCTCGAGGCCGATGGGGTTCTCCAGGACGAGGTGGGTGGTGGTCTCGGGGAACAGGCGCGCGAAGCGGGTGGCGACCATGCCGCCCATGGAGTGACCGACCACGATCACCTTTGAGACACCGAGGGTATCGAGCACCTGCTTCGTGTTGTTGGCGAGCGTGTGGAAGCTGTAGTCGAGGGCCGGCTTGGAGGACTTGCCGAAGCCCACCTGATCGGGGACGACGACGCGGTAGCCGGCCTGGCTGAGGGCGCGGATGGTGTCCTTCCAGTAGGCGCCGAAGAAGTTCTTCCCATGCAGCAGCAGGACGGTGCGCCCAGTGGCCTTCCCGGTGGGATGCACGTCCATGTAGGCCATGCGCACGTCCTGCCCCTGGAGCGTGAGCGGGAGGAAACGGACGGGGTATGGGTAGGGATAACCCTCGAGCGCGATGCCGAGCGCTTCGGGGGTCTTCGTCGGCTGGGCGGAGGCGGGCGCGGCGCAGAGCACCAGGATGAGGGCGAGCAGGAGACGTTGAACGGGCATGGATCCTCCGGGAAACGGAATGCGAGGCCTTCCTTATCCGCTCAGGGTGCCTCGCGCTCGGAGAACCGTGATATCGCGTGGCTCCTGGCTCGAGGAGTCGACACTCGAAGGAGGAAGCGGCATGAAGCGCGATTTCGACCTGAGGGACTACAACCGCGAGGCCTGGAACCGCCAGGTATCGATGGGGAACCGGTGGACGGTGCCGGTGGGGCCGGAGGTGATCGCCGCGGCGAGGCGGGGCGAGTGGAGCGTGGTGCTCACTCCGTGCAAGCCGGTGCCTCGCGCCTGGTTCGGAGACCTGACCGGCAAGGACGTGCTGGGTCTGGCGAGCGCCGGAGGGCAGCAGGTGCCGGTGCTCGCCGCCGCGGGGGCGCGTGTCACGGTCTTCGACAACTCCCCCTCCCAACTGGGCCGGGATCGCGAGGTGGCCGAGCGCGAGGGCCTGTCGATCCGCACGGTAGAGGGGGACATGCGCGACCTGTCGGTCTTCCCGGACGCGAGCTTCGATCTGATCTTCCATCCCTGCTCCAACGGCTTCGTGGATGACGTGCGGCCCGTGTGGCGCGAGGCCTTCCGGGTGCTGCGGCCCGGAGGGGTGCTGCTCTCGGGCTTCTGCAATCCGGTCATCTTCCTGTTCGATCCGGACCTGGAGAAGCAGGGGGTGATGCAGCTCAAGTACCGGATGCCGTACTCGGACGTGACCAGCCTCACCGACGCGGAGCGCCGTCGTTACACCGACGTGGGCGAGCCCCTGAGTGTCGCGCACTCACTGGAGGATCAGATCGGCGGGCAGCTCGAGGCCGGCTTCCTGCTCGCCGGCTTCTACGAGGACACGTTCGGTGAGGAGGACCGGCTGTCCGAGTACCTGTCGGGATTCTGTGCCACCCGGGCGGTGAAGCCCGCGAAGGACTAGCCACCATGAGCCTGATCGAACGTCTGCAGTCCTATATGCGCCGCGCAGCCGCGCGAAGTTACGAGGCCATCGCGGTCCCGCCCTTCACGGCGTTCATCCATCCCTCCGACGGGCTCATCTATTTCAACTACGCCATCCCGGACGGGCCCATCACGGGTGACGTGCGCGAGCCCTTGCGGCGGCTCCGTGCGGTGTTCCAGGAGCGCAAGCGGTTGCCCCGCTTCGAGTACGTCTCCGCGCTGGCGCCGACGCTGGCGGACACGCTCCTCGCCTCGGGCTTCCGGCTGGAGGCCGAGGCCCGGGTGATGGTCTGCACGCGCGAGAGCTTCACCCCGGTCCCCGTGCCGGAGGGGCTGTCGTTGTCAGTCCTCACGCCCGGGTCTTCCCGCGAGGAGGTGCGCGCGTACTGCAACACCGGGCGGCGGGGGTTCGTCCCGAACGAGCCCTACGAGGCCCCCGAGGAGGAGCTCTCCAGGGCGTTGGAGGATGTGAAGTCCGGCGGTGCGGTGCTGGGGCGCGTGGAGGGGCAGCCGGCCGTGGTGGGCATGTTCACCCCACCGTCCGAGGGCATCGCCGAGCTCGCCGGGGTGGCGACGCTCGAGGGTTTCCGGAAGCGGGGACTTGGCACCGCGCTGACGTCCCGGGTGGCTCGCGAGGCCTTCGATCGGGGCGTGGAGGTGCTCTTCCTGAGCACCATCACCGAGGAGGCCGGTCGCATCTACGAGCGGGTGGGTTTCCGGTTCGTGACGCGGATGCTCTTCATCGTCGATGCCGCTCCTCCAGAGGGCATCTAGTGGAGTGTCCGCGAAGTTTTTGGACAGAGTCCGAGGGCTCGTGGATATCCCCTCTCCCTCTGGGAGAGGGCTAGGGTGAGGGTCTTCCCGATGGAGCGCATGACCCCATGGGAGCTCACAGAGGGCGGCGAGGGGGGCAGTTGCGTGCCGTGATGCAAGCCGGGGCGCGGAACACGAGGGTGACGACCCTCACCCCCCGCCCTCTCCCAGAGGGAGAGGGAGCATGCGCAACACGACTATCTCCACGAACTTCGTGGACACTCCACTAGCCGTCCGCTCCGGGCCAGGAAAGGGGCGCCCGCTCCTCCCTTCGCCCGGCGGGCGGCGAGGCGGATTTGTTCTCAGCCACGCGGGGGCGCGGTAGCTTGGGCGCGAGATGGAGAATCACCTCGCCCGCGCGCTCGTGTGCCTCACCGTCCTGTTCACGGGGGTGGTGCACGCCGTCGAGTCGCCTCCTGCTTCCGAGAAGCCCGCGTCCACGCGGACCGTGCTGTTGCTCGGCGACAGCCTGATCGTCACCAGCTTCGGCGAGTACCTGGAGAGCTCGCTCAACGAGCAGCCGGGGATTCGCGCCGTGCGCCGGGCGAAGTCCTCCACGGGGCTCGCCCGTCCCGACTTCTTCGACTGGATGAAGGTCGGGCGCGAGGAGATCGAACGCCACCGGCCCGACGTGGTCGTCGTCATCATGGGAGGCAATGACGGGCAGGATCTCACGGACGACAAGGGCAAGGGGCGGGTCCACTGGGGCAAGCCCGCGTGGGAGGCCGCGTACCGTCAGCGCGTCGGGGCGTTCCTGGACATCCTCGCCGCGCCCGGCCGGAAGATCCTCTGGGTCGCGCTGCCCATCACCGGGTTGAAGAATTTCGAGCGCAAGCTGGAGGTGATCCGCCGCGTCCTGCACGAGGCGGTGTCCGCGCGCGAGGACTCGCTCCACCTGGACACGAAGTCCTTCTTCACCGACGCGAAGGGCGGCGTCCTGCGCGAGGCCTCCGTCGAGGGCTTCCGCAAGCCGATGCGGCTGAAGATGGACGATGGCGTCCACTTCACGGTGGCGGGCGGCCGGTACTTCGCGAGCAAGGTCCGTCCCGCGGTACTCGCTCTGCTCGGATCCACCATGCCGGAGCCCGACACCGTCCCGACTCCGCCCGAAGCGGCGGGAAGTCCGGAGCCGGCGGTCTGCCGCGAGTCCGATGCCGCATCCGAGGTCCCGATGACGCCCATGGCCTTCTGCGGTCCGTGAGGCATGCCGGGGCCCGTCGTCGCACACCGCCTGGTTGCGCTCCTGTTGCCGCTGGCGACATGCTCGTGCGGAGCCGTCACCATGACTCCAGCCACCGTGCGTGTCTCCGCCTCCCTCGCGTCCACTGCCTCCGCCTCGACTTCGGCCTCCGAGCGGCTGCCGGTGTTGTTGGTGCATGGCATCGATGACGATGCGCGTACCCTGGCACCGCTCGCGGCGTGGTTGACGCGGGCCGGCTTTCAGCAAGTGCGGATCGTCGAGCTGAAGCCCAACAACGGAGATGCACCCATCGCGGTGCTGGCCGGGCAGGTGGCCGAGGCCGCCGCGGACCTGCGCGCGCGGACGGGCAGTGCGCGGCTGGACGTGGTGGGCTTCAGCATGGGGGCACTCGTCAGCCGCTACTACCTGCAGCGGCTGGAGGGCCGGGCTCACGTGCGCCGCTTCGTGTCCATCTCCGGGCCCCATGCCGGAACGCTCACGGGCTGGTTGCGTTACAACCCCGGGGCCCGGGACATGCGGCCGGGGAGCGAGCTGCTGCGAGGGCTCTCCGCCGAGCCGGCTCCCTTTGGTGACGTCCAGGTCTTCACCCTGTGGACGCCGCTCGATCTGATGATCATCCCGGCCAACTCCTCTCGCCTGGACGGAGCGCGGGAGCGCACCATTCCCGTCATCCTGCACCCCCTCATGGTGAGGGACGGCCGGGCGCTCCGCGCGGTGGAGGAGGCGCTGACGGTGGAGCGTCCGGAGGACTTCATGCCCCGGCCGCTCGTGCCTCCGCGCGAACCGTGACGCCCGGGTGTCAGGATGGGGTGGGCCCGGAGCCCGAGGGCGCCGGGGCTGGCCTCTTCGGCACCAGGGAACGGCGCGGGCCCCGGATGGCGTAGTTGAGCAGCATCGCCGCCGGCATGAGCATCCCCAGTCCCTGGGTGAGGTTTTCGGGCGGATGGACCACCGCGCCGAGTGCCATCGCGGCGAAGAGAACACCACAGACCACACGGATGATGAGGGAGCTCACGAGCGTTTCCTTGGAACGGTGCGAACCATGATAACCAGGGGTTCACACCGCGCACGTCCACCCCATGCGAAAGTCCTCCTCCGCTCTGCCCGCGCTCCTGATTGGTCTGGGCTCGGCGCTGTTCTTCACCATGACCTATGTGCTCAACCGCAGCATGGCGGCGGCGGGGGGACACTGGGCCTGGAGCGCGGCGCTGCGCTACTTCATCATGCTGCCCATCCTGTCCGTGCTGGTGGGCCTGCGCGGAGGCTGGCCCTCGCTGGGGGCCGAGCTGCGGCGGCACCCGCGTGAGTGGTTGCTCTGGGGCGGGGTGGGCTTCGGCGTCTTCTACTCGTTCCTGGCCTTGTCGGCCGACTACGGGCCCTCGTGGCTGATCGCCGGCTCCTTCCAACTGACGGTGCTCGCCGGCCCGCTGCTCTCCCCGTTCATCTACACGGACGCCCGGCGGCGGATACCGCTCAAGGCCGTGGCGGTGGGCTCGCTGATCCTCGTGGGCGTGCTGGTCCTGCAGCTGGGTCACTTCCACCTGGCCATGCCCGCCAGTGCCTGGCTGGCCCTGGTCTTCGTGGTGCTCTCGGCCTCGGCCTACCCGCTGGGCAACCGCAAGCTGATGCTGCACCTGGAGCGCGAGGGCGTCTCGCTGGATGCCAGCCAGCGCGTGCTGGGCATGACGGTGGGCAGCCTGCCGGTGTGGTTGTGCGTGGCGGCCTACGGCTACGTCCGGGCGGGGTGGCCCTCGCCAATGCAGGTGCTGCAGTCCGCTGGCGTGGCGGTGTCCTCCGGGGTGATCGCCACCACGCTGTTCTTCCGCGCCACGCACATGACCGCGAACAACCCGGTGGGACTGGCCGCCGTCGAGGCCACGCAGGCCACCGAGCTGCTCTTCGCGCTGGTGCTGGGCGTGCTCTTCCTGGGCGAGGAGTGGCCCTCACCCTTCAGCCTGGTGGGGGCCGCGCTCATCGTGGTGGGTATGGTGCTCTACAGCCGCATCAGCGTGAGCTCCGAGCTGGAGCCCACCGCCGTGCAGTCGTGACTAGCCGAGCCAGTCGATGAGGGCGCGGACCGTCTCCTCCCGCCGGCGGGAGGACTCCTGGACGGCCTGGAGCGTGCCCGTCAGCGCGCCCATCATCCCTCGGGAAGCCCGCTCGGGAGCCGTCCGGTAGTTCTCCGCCAGCTGCTCCAACTGCTCGCGCAGCCACGGGTAGCGATCGCGCACGCGGGCCGGCTCGGTGCCCGCCTTCACCTCCGTGAGGAGCGACGTGGCGAGCTGCCGCCATCCATCGAGGCCCTGCCCGGTGCGGCCCGCGAAGCCGCGGCGCACCATCGGTCTGACGAAGAACGGCATGGACGCGAAGTCACGCTCCGTGTCCTCGATGGCATTGCGGAACGCGGCGACGAGCGTGACGGAATCCGAGGTGGTGGCGGTCATGGGGGCTCAGGCGCTCCGTGTGGCGGGGGTTGTCGAGTCGTCGAGTGAGGCGAGCAGCGAGTCCAGGCCCGTGCGCGTGACGGTGCGCGGCGAGCCGAGGGGGAGGCACAAGGGCTTGCGGCGGCGCGCCAGCAGGGAGATGAGGGCCGAGGCCGAGGTCGGACCGTCGCTCTCCTCCAGCCACAGGCCCAGCGCCTCGGCGTTCTCGCGGTAGGTGGGCTCCTGCCGCAGTCGCGTCACCTCCTGGCGCAGGCGCTCCGCGGTCAGCTCCAGCAGGGGCAGGAACAGCCCGACACCGAGGTACTCCACCCGCCGCGCGTTGTCGTGCTGCTCGCCGCCCACCGGAATCACCAGCAGGGGCTTGCCCGCCGCCAGCGTCTCGTTGGTGGTGTTGTTGCCCCCGTGGCCGATGACGAGATCCATCTTCGGCAGCAGGTCCACCTGGGGGACGCGGCGGAAGAGGAGCACGTTGGACGGCAGGGGCTTGGAGATCAGGCTCGGGTAGGCCGCTCCCGCGCTCACGACGACCTGGATGCCCGGCGCGTCGAGTCCCCGGAGGATGGTGCGGAACACCTCTGGCTTGTCGTTGAAGACGGTGCCGAGCGAGACGTACACCTTGTAGAGGTTGTTGTTCAGCTTCTCGAAGGGGAAGCCCTCGGCATCGATGCCGCGTCGCGTCGAGAAGCAGGGGCCGACGTAGAAGCAGCTCTGTCCCTCGTTGGAGCGCGGCGCCTCGAGCCCCTCGTGGCTCATCACCAGGTTGAGCCAGGGCGAGGCGGGGTTGCGCAGCACGTCGTCCGGACCGGGGCCCAACCCGAGCGAGCGCCGGACCTTGTTCATCTTGCGCGCCAGCTTCGCGAGCACCTCCGCCTCGGCGTCCTCGGCGGCCTTCAGCTCGGGACCGGTCTGGGTGCCGAGCGGCAGACCGCTGCCCCAGGGGGGCACGCCACGGCCCCGGAAGGTGAGGCCCGAGTGGTAGACGGCCGCCCAGGGCAGGCCCAGCTTCTCGGCCGCGAGGATGGCCGGGTAGAAGACGAAGTCGGTCACCACCACCTCGACGGGGTTCTTCTCCAGCCTGCGGATCACCTCGCGTGCACCCGACTCGGCCCCGGCGGTGAAGAGCTCCAGGGCGATCCGGGTCTCCTGGTAGGCCATGCTCCGGGCGAGCCGGATGGCGTGGTAGAGCACGCCGAGTGCGGGACGAAGTCGTTCCAACGGCAGTCCCGCGCGCTCCACCATGGCGGGCACGTCCACCACGTTGTTGAGGATGTCTGGCCGCAGCCGGAACCCCAGGGAGGGTGCCCCCGGCACGAGGAGGCGAGGGTTGTAGACACCCTCGACCTTCATCTTCAGTGCCGTCGACAGCAGCGTGTTGAGGTGTCCCACCGTGGGGTGGCACAGGAATGCGATGTCACTCATGTACCCCTATGATGGACGAGCACGCGGTCGCATGCGAGTGCCACTCCCTCGGCTGGGGTTCGTTTTGCTACGGGTGTGGTCCAGGTTGGCGCGTCGCGTCGGCGCTCTGCTGGTGAGTCGGTTCCAGGTGGAGCGATAGGCTCAGGGGGCCTCTGGCGATGATCGACCGCGACCAGGAGAGCTCGCTCCGCGAGAGGGAGAAGCCGCGGATTCGCGAGAAGAGTGCCTCGAGCCCCAGGCGGGCCTCCAGGCGAGCGAGCATCGCTCCCAGGCAGAAGTGGGGGCCGTGTCCGAAGGACAGGTGGCTCTGGCCCTCGCGCTCCAGGAGGAAGCGGTCCGCCTGGGGGAAGCGGCGCTCGTCGCGCATGGCCGCGCCCATCAGGACGACGACGAGGGCCCCGCGGGGGATGGTGACTCCGGAGAGCTCCACGTCCTCGGTCGCGAGCCGGAGGCTGCTCTGCCCGGGTGGCTCGTAGCGGAGGACCTCCTCGACGAGCCGGGGGATGAGCGCCGGCTCCGCGCGCACGCGCTCCAGCTCGTGCGGATGGTCCGCGAGGACGACCATCGTGTTGGCGAGGAGGTACACGGTCGTCTCCATGCCTGCGGGCACCATGCCGAAGAGGAAGCTCAGGAGCTCCTCGTGCGTCAGCGCCTCCGAGCGGAGCAGCTCGCTCACCAGGTCATCG
This is a stretch of genomic DNA from Archangium violaceum. It encodes these proteins:
- a CDS encoding glycosyltransferase; this translates as MSDIAFLCHPTVGHLNTLLSTALKMKVEGVYNPRLLVPGAPSLGFRLRPDILNNVVDVPAMVERAGLPLERLRPALGVLYHAIRLARSMAYQETRIALELFTAGAESGAREVIRRLEKNPVEVVVTDFVFYPAILAAEKLGLPWAAVYHSGLTFRGRGVPPWGSGLPLGTQTGPELKAAEDAEAEVLAKLARKMNKVRRSLGLGPGPDDVLRNPASPWLNLVMSHEGLEAPRSNEGQSCFYVGPCFSTRRGIDAEGFPFEKLNNNLYKVYVSLGTVFNDKPEVFRTILRGLDAPGIQVVVSAGAAYPSLISKPLPSNVLLFRRVPQVDLLPKMDLVIGHGGNNTTNETLAAGKPLLVIPVGGEQHDNARRVEYLGVGLFLPLLELTAERLRQEVTRLRQEPTYRENAEALGLWLEESDGPTSASALISLLARRRKPLCLPLGSPRTVTRTGLDSLLASLDDSTTPATRSA
- a CDS encoding cytochrome P450; this translates as MNQSLNLMAPEVRANPYPFYEELRRGPVCQVEPGGMWAISRYDDVVAVLKDPRRFSSEGLGRSFRPPWLERNPTADSLVMKDPPEHTRLRTLVGKAFGGPALSRLEPRIRAIAEELAEAAVRRQDVDFVADFALPLPTRVLNLFFGLEPSMASRLKRWADDLVSIPASQPSPERIAEVRQSLAEMEHCFEALIEARRAEPSDDLVSELLRSEALTHEELLSFLFGMVPAGMETTVYLLANTMVVLADHPHELERVRAEPALIPRLVEEVLRYEPPGQSSLRLATEDVELSGVTIPRGALVVVLMGAAMRDERRFPQADRFLLEREGQSHLSFGHGPHFCLGAMLARLEARLGLEALFSRIRGFSLSRSELSWSRSIIARGPLSLSLHLEPTHQQSADATRQPGPHP